A genomic stretch from Thermoanaerobaculia bacterium includes:
- a CDS encoding DUF3011 domain-containing protein yields MRPIPTFLVLSVLATAATASPAFAAEPMTLQSRTVLCESKGNERQHCAADTSRGVALVRTLSDEAPCLLGKTWGYDDAGIWVTDGCSAEFLPGQELPTKAEPLTAETPKPETPPKTEEEKKKFLEHVPNLGFRIYEGK; encoded by the coding sequence ATGAGACCGATCCCGACATTTCTCGTTCTTTCCGTGCTCGCCACGGCCGCGACGGCTTCCCCGGCGTTCGCGGCGGAGCCGATGACGTTGCAATCGCGGACGGTCCTGTGCGAATCCAAGGGTAACGAACGGCAGCACTGCGCCGCCGATACCTCCAGGGGCGTCGCCCTGGTACGCACCTTGTCCGACGAAGCGCCGTGCCTGCTCGGCAAGACCTGGGGCTACGACGACGCGGGCATCTGGGTCACGGACGGGTGCTCCGCCGAGTTCCTCCCCGGACAGGAGCTGCCGACGAAGGCCGAGCCGCTGACAGCCGAGACGCCGAAGCCCGAAACCCCGCCGAAGACCGAAGAAGAGAAGAAGAAGTTCCTCGAGCACGTCCCGAACCTCGGATTCCGGATCTACGAGGGGAAGG
- a CDS encoding lipid-binding SYLF domain-containing protein — MFSSRTRSVITLALIAVCLGMTASVFAADRPEDQQLVIQARQTFDRFVQDPDFTWIRKNRQKALGYVIVPKVVKAAFILGGSGGHAVLVVKGDKGWMGPAFYNLGTASAGLQVGISNMEGVMFIMTKKGLDSLMSSSMKFGADASIAVGPVGSGAAGDADFVVFMRAKGAYAGANINGTVISPNDGLNKEHYGKDVSPIDIVVKGSVKNKADAPLLAAVAK; from the coding sequence ATGTTCAGCAGCAGGACCAGATCAGTCATCACCCTCGCTCTCATCGCCGTCTGCCTCGGGATGACGGCCTCCGTTTTCGCCGCGGACCGGCCGGAAGACCAGCAACTGGTCATCCAGGCGCGCCAGACCTTCGACCGCTTCGTCCAGGACCCCGACTTCACGTGGATCCGGAAGAACCGGCAAAAGGCGCTCGGATACGTGATCGTCCCGAAAGTCGTGAAGGCGGCCTTCATCCTCGGCGGCTCGGGCGGGCACGCCGTTCTCGTCGTCAAGGGCGACAAGGGCTGGATGGGGCCGGCTTTCTACAACCTCGGCACCGCGAGCGCGGGACTCCAGGTGGGAATCTCGAACATGGAAGGCGTCATGTTCATCATGACCAAGAAGGGGCTCGACTCCCTGATGAGCAGCTCGATGAAGTTCGGCGCCGACGCCAGCATCGCCGTCGGGCCGGTGGGTTCGGGCGCAGCGGGTGACGCCGATTTCGTGGTGTTCATGCGCGCGAAGGGCGCCTACGCCGGAGCGAACATCAACGGCACGGTCATCTCCCCGAACGACGGCCTCAACAAGGAGCACTACGGCAAGGACGTCTCCCCGATCGACATCGTGGTCAAGGGATCCGTGAAGAACAAGGCCGACGCGCCGCTGCTGGCGGCCGTCGCCAAGTAA
- a CDS encoding patatin-like phospholipase family protein, giving the protein MSKRSFIIAGALLAAMFSPALRAEDVPRRPKIGIAFAGGGARGGAHVGVLKVLEELHIPVDYVAGTSIGSIVAALYATGMSPDEMEKVLSTTDWDDALQDDEPRRERPFRAKQDDAIYLVKAELGFKKRKLVLPGGLVAGQKLGYLLRRFTLPASEVTDFDRLPIPFRAVATDIVTGDPVVLGKGDVARAVRASMAIPGFFSPVELDGRLLVDGGSSDNLPIDVVRRMGADVIIAIDISTPLSPRENLNTFLAITGQTSGFLTRLNVLEQIKTLEPKDVLITPDLHGISTLAFADFPKSVGRGESAGRKAAESLKKYAVSETEYAEFRRRQRVPRTAPTIDAVRIAPVAGVDPRLTAYRVRSKPGPLEWRTVEHDLAKLYETGKFQTVDFRVVHEGGQEILVYQPTPKPPAPDRLRFGLKLDTDFAGDSSFGLRLGFYKTSLNALQAELRTKLEVGLKNSLLFEFYQPTDYRGRFFLSPTVEIARQTQDVFQGDDQVAKLLQTSYGGKLDAGISLGNLGEIRVGGFRAQSHIETDIFTSPPREATENVAGGAFHVILDQLDSVTFPRDGWFARTDVTLAGKALGATWEYGTVGGTLAWAKSFDQTTIVPTIKIDSRLGPDARPYFDLATEGGFLNLSGLKPGQLRGQYGGVARIVAYQRLARFNSLIGTGIYAGGSVETGNVWQDSVTFSKLRFAGSVFVSADTLIGPLYLGYGLADGGHGSAYLALGFPLN; this is encoded by the coding sequence GTGAGCAAGAGAAGCTTCATCATCGCGGGAGCCCTGCTCGCCGCCATGTTCTCGCCGGCCCTCCGGGCCGAGGACGTGCCGCGCCGGCCGAAGATCGGAATCGCGTTCGCCGGCGGCGGCGCGCGCGGCGGCGCCCACGTCGGCGTGCTCAAGGTCCTCGAGGAGCTCCACATCCCCGTGGACTACGTCGCGGGCACCAGCATCGGCTCGATCGTGGCGGCGCTCTACGCGACCGGGATGTCGCCGGACGAAATGGAGAAAGTCCTGTCGACGACCGACTGGGACGACGCCCTGCAGGACGACGAGCCCCGGCGCGAACGGCCGTTCCGGGCGAAGCAGGACGACGCGATCTACCTCGTCAAGGCGGAGCTCGGCTTCAAGAAGCGGAAGCTCGTCCTCCCCGGAGGTCTCGTCGCCGGCCAGAAGCTCGGCTACCTCCTCCGCCGGTTCACGCTTCCCGCGAGCGAGGTGACCGACTTCGACCGGCTTCCGATCCCGTTCCGCGCCGTCGCGACCGACATCGTCACGGGCGACCCGGTCGTCCTCGGGAAGGGAGACGTCGCGCGTGCGGTCCGCGCGAGCATGGCGATCCCGGGGTTCTTCTCGCCCGTCGAGCTCGACGGCCGGCTGCTGGTCGACGGGGGCAGCTCCGACAACCTCCCGATCGACGTGGTGCGGCGAATGGGCGCGGACGTCATCATCGCGATCGACATTTCGACACCCCTCTCCCCGCGTGAGAACCTGAACACGTTCCTCGCGATCACCGGTCAGACGAGCGGATTCCTGACGCGGCTGAACGTGCTCGAGCAGATCAAAACGCTCGAGCCGAAAGACGTCCTCATCACGCCCGATCTCCACGGGATCTCGACGCTCGCGTTCGCCGACTTCCCGAAATCGGTGGGCCGCGGCGAATCAGCCGGGCGCAAGGCGGCCGAGAGCCTGAAGAAATACGCCGTTTCCGAGACCGAGTACGCCGAGTTCCGGCGGCGACAGCGCGTTCCCCGGACGGCGCCGACGATCGACGCGGTCAGGATCGCCCCTGTCGCAGGTGTCGATCCGAGGCTGACGGCGTACCGAGTCCGCAGCAAGCCCGGACCGCTCGAGTGGCGGACGGTCGAGCACGACCTCGCGAAGCTCTACGAGACCGGCAAGTTCCAGACGGTCGATTTCCGCGTCGTCCACGAAGGGGGGCAGGAAATTCTCGTCTATCAGCCCACGCCGAAACCGCCCGCTCCCGATCGCCTGAGGTTCGGGCTGAAACTCGATACCGACTTCGCGGGAGACAGCTCCTTCGGCCTGCGGCTCGGGTTCTACAAGACCTCGCTCAACGCCCTCCAGGCGGAGCTCCGGACGAAGCTCGAAGTGGGTCTCAAGAACAGTCTGCTCTTCGAGTTCTACCAGCCCACTGACTACCGGGGGCGGTTTTTCCTCTCCCCGACCGTCGAGATCGCCCGGCAAACGCAGGACGTGTTTCAGGGAGACGACCAGGTCGCCAAACTCCTCCAGACGTCGTACGGCGGAAAGCTCGACGCGGGCATCTCGCTCGGAAATCTCGGGGAAATCCGGGTCGGCGGATTCCGCGCGCAGAGCCACATCGAGACCGACATCTTCACCTCCCCGCCCCGGGAAGCGACGGAGAACGTCGCCGGCGGCGCTTTCCACGTGATCCTGGACCAGCTCGACAGCGTGACGTTTCCCCGCGACGGATGGTTCGCGCGAACCGACGTGACGCTCGCGGGAAAAGCCCTGGGGGCGACCTGGGAGTACGGAACCGTCGGGGGAACCCTGGCGTGGGCGAAGAGCTTCGACCAGACGACGATCGTTCCCACGATCAAGATCGACTCCCGCCTCGGACCGGACGCGCGGCCGTACTTCGACCTCGCGACGGAAGGCGGCTTCCTGAATCTCTCCGGCCTGAAGCCCGGCCAGCTCCGGGGCCAGTACGGCGGAGTCGCGCGAATCGTCGCGTACCAGAGGCTCGCGCGGTTCAATTCTCTGATCGGTACCGGGATCTACGCCGGGGGCTCCGTCGAGACCGGCAACGTCTGGCAGGACTCCGTCACATTCTCCAAGCTGCGCTTCGCCGGCAGCGTCTTCGTCTCGGCGGACACCTTGATCGGTCCGCTGTACCTCGGCTACGGCCTCGCCGACGGCGGCCACGGCAGCGCCTATCTCGCGCTCGGCTTCCCACTCAATTAG
- a CDS encoding alpha-amylase family glycosyl hydrolase, producing MDAPRYPSLFQINTRVRLSELAADLGRPATLDDVPDHELDFLAAEGFDLVWFLGVWQTGEAARRVSASNAAWREEYRRVLPDFRESDVCGSCFAIREYRVHEDFGGDAALARLRARMKKRGLRLILDFVPNHMAPDHPWVAAHPEWFVPGNEDLLAGQPQNYGLAATAKGRRVLAYGRDPYFDGWPDTFQLNYGEPGLQDAMLGELERISRQCDGVRCDMAMLVLPEVFERTWKIASAPFWPRATAAVRSKNPGFLFLAEVYWDLEWTLQQQGFDYTYDKRLYDRLEHRQARSVHGHLMAGLDFQDRLARFLENHDEPRAAATFSPDVHRAAAVITYFTPGLRFFHQGQREGKKVRIPVHLGRGPSEPRDPAIAGFYHRLLAVLKNESFRSGEWKLLECRPAWDGNGTFDEFVAFSWTGPGESRRLVAVNYSDHPGQCYVNLPWQDLRGETFRLSDVLGPAVYDRSGDDLASRGLYLDLPPWGYHVFDIAPAVAPVAEAEPRGTQELSVVG from the coding sequence ATGGACGCTCCGCGATACCCGTCGCTCTTCCAGATCAACACGCGCGTCCGTCTCTCCGAGCTCGCCGCCGATCTCGGGAGGCCCGCGACCCTCGACGACGTGCCGGACCACGAGCTCGACTTCCTCGCGGCGGAGGGCTTCGACCTCGTCTGGTTCCTCGGCGTCTGGCAGACGGGCGAGGCCGCCCGCCGCGTCTCGGCGTCGAACGCCGCATGGCGGGAGGAGTACCGCCGCGTTCTCCCCGACTTCCGGGAGTCCGACGTCTGCGGCTCCTGCTTCGCGATCCGCGAATACCGCGTCCACGAGGACTTCGGCGGAGACGCCGCGCTCGCCCGTCTCCGCGCGCGGATGAAGAAACGCGGGCTCCGGCTGATCCTCGACTTCGTCCCGAACCACATGGCGCCCGACCATCCCTGGGTGGCCGCGCATCCGGAGTGGTTCGTGCCGGGGAACGAGGACCTCCTCGCCGGGCAGCCGCAGAACTATGGATTGGCGGCGACGGCCAAAGGACGGCGCGTTCTCGCCTACGGCCGCGATCCGTATTTCGACGGCTGGCCCGACACGTTCCAGCTCAACTACGGCGAACCCGGGCTGCAGGACGCCATGCTCGGAGAGCTCGAGAGGATCTCCCGCCAGTGCGACGGAGTTCGCTGCGACATGGCGATGCTCGTCCTTCCCGAGGTCTTCGAGAGAACGTGGAAGATCGCGTCGGCGCCGTTCTGGCCGCGCGCGACGGCCGCCGTGCGCTCGAAGAATCCCGGATTCCTCTTCCTCGCCGAGGTCTACTGGGACCTCGAGTGGACGCTGCAGCAGCAGGGCTTCGACTACACCTACGACAAGCGCCTGTACGACCGGCTCGAGCATCGGCAGGCGCGTTCGGTCCACGGACATCTCATGGCCGGCCTCGATTTCCAGGATCGCCTGGCACGGTTCCTGGAGAACCACGACGAGCCTCGCGCGGCGGCGACCTTTTCGCCGGACGTCCATCGCGCGGCCGCCGTCATCACCTACTTCACGCCCGGGCTTCGTTTCTTTCACCAGGGGCAGCGCGAAGGAAAGAAGGTTCGCATCCCCGTGCACCTCGGCCGCGGACCGTCGGAACCGCGAGATCCCGCGATCGCCGGGTTCTATCACCGCCTTCTGGCGGTTCTCAAGAACGAATCGTTCCGCTCCGGCGAATGGAAGCTCCTCGAATGCCGCCCGGCGTGGGACGGCAACGGAACGTTCGACGAATTCGTGGCGTTTTCCTGGACCGGGCCCGGAGAGTCCCGCCGGCTCGTCGCCGTGAACTACTCCGATCACCCGGGACAGTGCTACGTGAACCTGCCGTGGCAGGACCTTCGCGGTGAGACCTTCCGGCTGAGCGACGTACTCGGGCCGGCCGTCTACGACCGTTCGGGAGACGACCTCGCGTCGCGCGGTCTGTACCTCGACCTTCCGCCGTGGGGCTACCACGTGTTCGACATCGCACCGGCGGTCGCGCCGGTTGCCGAAGCGGAGCCGCGGGGAACGCAAGAACTTTCCGTGGTCGGCTGA
- a CDS encoding glucosidase, with protein sequence MSKNEPIRFVDCTEQRRLNEAREAGVPWKKWGPYLSERQWGTVREDYSTDGNAWAYFTHDQARSRAYRWGEDGLGGISDDKQNLCFALALWNGHDPILKERLFGLTNNEANHGEDVKEYYFYVDSTPTHSYMKYLYKYPQRAFPYGDLVEKNRGRSRQEFEYELLDTGVFDDDRYFDVFVEYAKETSEDILIRVTVHNRGPEAAKLHVLPTLWFRNTWSWGDGGTKPVLREAGGAVVASHPALGEMTLSCDGSPELLFTENESNAFRLWGQSNPSPWVKDSFHQYVVDGNRDAVNPAKTGTKAAALYVLDVPAGGHSEVHLRLSTGSRPKSFGRGFDASFSARIADADEFYERIAPTSLSEDEKRVHRQALAGMLWGKQFYFYDVDKWLKEHEAHPLVGGIHHDVRNADWFHMFNGDVISMPDKWEYPWYAAWDLAFHTIALAQVDFDFAKEQLLLMLRNLYFHPNGQIPAYEWNFGDVNPPVHAWATYYLYQYEKNLGREDRAFLERAFQGLMLNFNWWVNRKDPAGRNVFAGGFLGLDNIGVFDRSSALPTGGSLEQADGTAWMAFYCQTMLDIALILAEKDPMYEEIAFKYVQHFAWIAYAMDRIGEHHDNMWDDQDGFFYDVLKLPNGESMRLKVRSMVGLLPLCATTVFEGEALDRMPKLRELIELFRKRHPEVIERISPTGGEDFAGYKNRRLLSVLNRRKLERVLGYLLDENEFLSPYGIRSLSKYHREHPFVFRAGGQEHVVSYLPAESDNGMFGGNSNWRGPIWMPVNGLIVRGLMNLYLFYGNDLTVECPTGSGKRMNLFEVAHELTRRLSGIFLRDAAGRRPVYGGTAKFQDDPHWRDLILFYEYFHGDNGAGLGASHQTGWTGIISTLLDMFGRLTAEDALEASRHDTVGRMVLEQVGG encoded by the coding sequence ATGTCCAAGAACGAACCGATCCGATTCGTCGACTGCACGGAGCAGAGAAGGCTCAACGAGGCTCGCGAAGCGGGCGTTCCCTGGAAGAAGTGGGGGCCGTATCTCAGCGAGCGGCAGTGGGGCACCGTCCGCGAGGACTACAGCACCGACGGCAACGCCTGGGCCTACTTCACGCACGATCAGGCCCGTTCGCGGGCGTACCGGTGGGGAGAAGACGGTCTCGGCGGCATTTCCGACGACAAGCAGAACCTCTGCTTCGCCCTCGCGCTCTGGAACGGGCACGACCCGATCCTGAAGGAGCGACTCTTCGGCCTCACGAACAACGAGGCGAACCACGGCGAGGACGTGAAGGAGTACTACTTCTACGTCGACTCGACGCCGACGCACTCGTACATGAAGTATCTCTACAAGTATCCGCAGCGCGCGTTCCCCTACGGCGACCTCGTCGAGAAGAACCGCGGCCGCTCGCGCCAGGAATTCGAGTACGAGCTGCTCGACACCGGCGTCTTCGACGACGACCGCTACTTCGACGTCTTCGTCGAGTACGCGAAGGAGACCTCGGAGGACATCCTGATCCGCGTCACGGTTCACAATCGCGGCCCGGAGGCCGCGAAGCTCCACGTCCTGCCCACGCTGTGGTTCCGCAACACCTGGTCGTGGGGCGACGGCGGGACGAAGCCCGTCCTCCGCGAAGCGGGCGGCGCCGTGGTCGCGTCGCACCCGGCCCTCGGCGAAATGACCCTGTCGTGCGACGGGTCGCCGGAGCTCCTCTTCACGGAAAACGAGAGCAACGCCTTCCGGCTCTGGGGACAGTCGAATCCGTCGCCCTGGGTGAAGGACTCGTTCCACCAGTACGTGGTCGACGGCAACCGCGACGCGGTGAACCCGGCGAAGACCGGGACGAAGGCCGCGGCGCTGTACGTCCTCGACGTGCCGGCGGGAGGCCATTCCGAGGTCCACCTGCGGCTCTCCACGGGGAGCCGGCCCAAATCGTTCGGGCGCGGGTTCGACGCCTCCTTTTCCGCGCGCATCGCCGACGCCGACGAGTTCTACGAGCGGATCGCGCCGACGTCGCTCTCCGAAGACGAGAAGAGAGTCCATCGCCAGGCGCTCGCCGGGATGCTCTGGGGGAAACAGTTCTACTTCTACGACGTCGACAAGTGGCTCAAGGAACACGAGGCGCACCCGCTCGTCGGCGGCATCCACCACGACGTCCGGAACGCCGACTGGTTCCACATGTTCAACGGCGACGTGATCTCGATGCCCGACAAGTGGGAATACCCGTGGTACGCCGCGTGGGACCTGGCGTTCCACACGATCGCGCTCGCGCAGGTCGATTTCGATTTCGCGAAGGAGCAGCTCCTGCTGATGCTCCGCAATCTCTACTTCCACCCGAACGGACAGATCCCGGCGTACGAATGGAACTTCGGCGACGTGAATCCGCCCGTCCACGCCTGGGCCACGTACTACCTGTATCAATACGAGAAGAACCTCGGCCGCGAGGACCGGGCTTTCCTCGAGCGCGCGTTCCAGGGGCTGATGCTGAACTTCAACTGGTGGGTCAACCGCAAGGATCCGGCCGGGCGGAACGTCTTCGCCGGCGGCTTCCTCGGACTCGACAACATCGGCGTTTTCGACCGGAGCTCGGCGCTCCCGACCGGAGGCTCGCTCGAGCAGGCCGACGGCACCGCGTGGATGGCCTTCTACTGCCAGACCATGCTGGACATCGCGCTGATCCTCGCCGAGAAGGACCCGATGTACGAAGAGATCGCGTTCAAGTACGTCCAGCACTTCGCATGGATTGCGTACGCGATGGACCGGATCGGCGAGCATCACGACAACATGTGGGACGACCAGGACGGCTTCTTCTACGACGTCCTGAAGCTCCCGAACGGCGAGTCGATGCGCCTGAAGGTCCGCTCCATGGTCGGGCTCCTGCCGCTCTGCGCCACGACCGTCTTCGAGGGCGAGGCGCTCGACCGCATGCCGAAGCTCCGCGAGCTGATCGAGCTCTTCCGGAAACGCCACCCCGAGGTCATCGAGCGCATCTCCCCGACGGGCGGCGAGGACTTCGCCGGCTACAAGAACCGCCGGCTTCTGTCGGTTCTCAACCGCAGGAAGCTCGAGCGGGTGCTCGGATACCTCCTCGACGAGAACGAGTTCCTGAGCCCGTACGGGATCCGGTCGCTGTCGAAGTACCACCGGGAGCATCCGTTCGTGTTCCGCGCCGGCGGCCAGGAGCACGTCGTCTCGTATCTGCCGGCCGAGTCGGACAACGGGATGTTCGGCGGGAACTCGAACTGGCGCGGGCCGATCTGGATGCCGGTCAACGGCCTCATCGTGCGCGGACTCATGAACCTCTACCTCTTCTACGGAAACGACCTCACGGTCGAGTGCCCGACGGGCTCGGGAAAGCGGATGAACCTCTTCGAGGTCGCCCATGAGCTCACCCGCCGGCTGTCGGGGATCTTCCTGCGCGACGCGGCCGGCCGGCGTCCCGTCTACGGCGGAACCGCGAAGTTCCAGGACGACCCGCACTGGCGCGATCTCATCCTCTTCTACGAATACTTCCACGGAGACAACGGAGCCGGGCTCGGCGCCAGCCACCAGACCGGATGGACCGGAATCATCTCCACGCTCCTCGACATGTTCGGCCGCTTGACGGCGGAAGACGCCCTCGAGGCATCGAGGCACGACACCGTCGGGCGGATGGTTCTCGAACAGGTCGGCGGCTAG
- a CDS encoding MIP/aquaporin family protein, whose amino-acid sequence MTKRGARSRFPWRQYLSEMIGTAFLLAIGLSIVVFMFGSGSPMERLVPNEGLRRLITGFLFGGTGALIALSPVGKVSGAHINPAVTIAFELVGKLHWRTAAAYVAAQFLGAVLGSLPILLWGKMGKSVSFGATVPDPRYSVARVFAVEIGATFLMISLLAVFLGFRKLRPFTPAIFPPLYAFMGWIEGPISGSSTNPARSFGPAVVSGRWEEWWIYGTGPLIGMLLSVIAFSFLANRIEIAKVYHFESDRRRFFRREASPAS is encoded by the coding sequence GTGACGAAGCGCGGAGCCCGCTCGCGTTTCCCCTGGCGCCAGTACCTGTCGGAGATGATCGGGACGGCTTTTCTCCTGGCGATCGGGCTCTCGATCGTCGTCTTCATGTTCGGGTCCGGGAGCCCGATGGAGCGCCTGGTCCCGAACGAGGGGCTGAGAAGGCTGATCACGGGCTTTCTCTTCGGTGGAACGGGCGCCCTGATCGCGCTGTCGCCCGTGGGAAAGGTGAGCGGAGCCCACATCAATCCCGCCGTCACGATCGCCTTCGAGCTCGTGGGAAAACTGCACTGGCGCACCGCCGCGGCATACGTCGCGGCCCAGTTCCTCGGAGCCGTCCTCGGATCGCTGCCGATCCTTCTCTGGGGAAAGATGGGAAAGAGCGTGTCTTTCGGAGCGACCGTACCGGATCCGCGCTACAGCGTCGCGCGGGTGTTCGCGGTCGAGATCGGCGCGACGTTCCTGATGATCTCGCTCCTCGCCGTCTTCCTCGGCTTCCGGAAGCTCCGCCCGTTCACCCCGGCGATCTTCCCTCCCCTCTACGCATTCATGGGTTGGATCGAGGGGCCGATCTCCGGCTCGAGCACGAACCCCGCGCGCAGCTTCGGACCGGCGGTCGTCTCCGGACGATGGGAAGAATGGTGGATCTACGGCACGGGTCCGTTGATCGGCATGCTCCTCTCCGTCATCGCCTTCAGCTTCCTCGCCAATCGGATCGAAATCGCGAAGGTGTACCACTTCGAAAGCGATCGACGCCGGTTCTTCCGGAGGGAGGCCTCCCCCGCATCCTGA
- a CDS encoding HupE/UreJ family protein, with the protein MKRALLFLSLFAALAPPALAHEVRPAYLELRQTARETWDVFWKVPAQGDLRLGLYVELPATCASVTRPHGSMAENAYAERWTVGCPGGLSGGRIHIAGLRATVVDVLVRVERLDGSTQVARLTPSAPSFVVAASAGAIGVARTYTMLGVSHILSGIDHLLFVLALIIITRGGWKLVKTVTAFTVSHSITLSLAALGYIHVPQRPVEASIALSIVFVATEILRGREGRAGIAARWPWVVALTFGLMHGLGFASGLSDAGLPAAHIPTALLFFSIGVEAGHFLFIGSVLALVFLGRRALIVASERFPLPLPRWAPLVPAYAIGSIAMFWVIQRVAAF; encoded by the coding sequence GTGAAGCGCGCCCTTCTCTTCCTGTCTCTGTTCGCCGCGCTCGCGCCCCCGGCTCTCGCTCACGAAGTGCGCCCCGCGTATCTCGAGTTGCGCCAGACCGCGCGGGAAACCTGGGACGTGTTCTGGAAAGTGCCCGCCCAGGGAGATCTGCGGCTCGGACTCTACGTGGAGCTGCCCGCGACCTGCGCCAGCGTCACCCGGCCACACGGTTCGATGGCCGAAAACGCCTATGCCGAGCGATGGACCGTCGGGTGCCCGGGCGGCCTGAGCGGCGGCCGCATTCACATCGCCGGTCTCCGGGCGACCGTGGTGGACGTCCTCGTGCGCGTCGAGCGGCTCGACGGGTCGACGCAGGTGGCGCGCCTGACGCCGTCCGCTCCGTCGTTCGTCGTCGCGGCGTCGGCCGGAGCGATCGGCGTCGCCCGGACTTACACCATGCTCGGCGTCAGCCACATCCTGTCGGGAATCGACCATCTCCTGTTCGTGCTCGCGCTGATCATCATCACGCGGGGGGGATGGAAGCTCGTCAAGACCGTCACCGCGTTCACCGTGTCACACAGCATCACGCTCAGCCTGGCGGCGCTCGGCTACATCCACGTTCCGCAGCGGCCCGTCGAAGCCTCGATCGCGCTGAGCATCGTCTTCGTGGCGACGGAGATCCTGCGCGGGCGGGAGGGCCGCGCGGGGATCGCCGCCCGGTGGCCGTGGGTCGTGGCCCTCACGTTCGGCCTGATGCACGGGCTCGGGTTCGCCAGCGGGCTGAGCGACGCCGGGTTGCCGGCCGCTCACATTCCGACCGCTTTGCTGTTCTTCAGCATCGGGGTCGAGGCGGGACATTTCCTCTTCATCGGCTCCGTCCTGGCGCTCGTCTTCCTGGGGCGGCGAGCCCTGATCGTTGCATCGGAGCGGTTCCCGCTCCCGCTGCCCCGGTGGGCGCCCCTCGTTCCGGCCTACGCCATCGGAAGCATCGCCATGTTCTGGGTCATCCAGAGGGTCGCCGCGTTCTGA
- a CDS encoding peptidylprolyl isomerase, whose product MKRVLREPLLHFVVLGAAFFVAYGLGRKSGSGEPRKIVVTQGQVEHLVTGFARTWQRPPSSEELAGLIRDQVREEVYCREATALGLDKDDSVIRRRLAQKMEFISNDVAARVEPSDADLNAYLQTHAEGFRLEPRFTFRHVYLDPERHGADLARDTARLLVQLTAAGDTADVSALGDPFLLEHELDGAPAGDVARQFGEPFAKALARLDTGRWQGPVESGYGLHLVFVRERTEGRVPALSEVREAVRRAWDDERRSNANEKFYRELLKRYTVTIEESPKAEPKKLAGNTLK is encoded by the coding sequence ATGAAACGGGTCCTTCGGGAGCCCCTGCTGCACTTCGTCGTTCTGGGGGCAGCCTTCTTCGTCGCCTACGGCCTCGGTCGAAAGAGCGGCAGCGGCGAGCCGAGAAAGATCGTCGTGACCCAGGGGCAGGTCGAGCACCTCGTGACCGGCTTCGCCCGGACGTGGCAGCGGCCGCCATCTTCCGAGGAGCTGGCCGGATTGATCCGGGACCAGGTGCGCGAAGAAGTCTATTGCCGCGAGGCGACAGCGCTGGGTCTCGACAAGGACGATTCCGTCATCCGCCGCCGCCTGGCGCAGAAGATGGAGTTCATCTCCAACGACGTCGCCGCGCGCGTCGAGCCGTCCGACGCCGACCTGAATGCCTATCTGCAGACGCACGCCGAGGGGTTTCGCCTCGAGCCCCGTTTCACGTTCCGGCATGTGTACCTCGATCCGGAGAGGCACGGCGCCGATCTCGCCCGCGACACCGCCCGCCTTCTCGTGCAGCTCACCGCGGCGGGTGACACGGCCGACGTCTCGGCGCTGGGCGATCCGTTCCTGCTCGAGCACGAGCTCGACGGCGCCCCGGCGGGGGATGTCGCCCGACAGTTCGGGGAACCATTCGCGAAAGCGCTGGCTCGACTCGACACCGGCCGGTGGCAGGGACCCGTCGAATCCGGCTACGGCCTGCACCTGGTCTTCGTCCGGGAACGAACTGAAGGACGGGTTCCCGCGTTGTCCGAGGTGCGCGAGGCCGTGCGCCGAGCGTGGGACGACGAACGCCGGTCGAACGCGAACGAGAAGTTCTACCGGGAGCTGCTCAAACGTTACACCGTGACGATCGAAGAGTCGCCGAAGGCGGAGCCGAAGAAGCTCGCCGGGAATACGCTGAAGTGA